gagtataggaaatgatttgaggtttgttctatggtctgggtacaggattttccgtggtggtttttgtgttttttctagggtgatgatttcaggaaagccattgtaaactatcgttgggtcgtgtgtctaggtggcaGAACTGAATTTTGAGTTAAGATTGGGGagagtagttaattataaatataggatttgagtaGAATGAAATAGATAGGGTATGTGTAGAAGATAAGGTTCTTAAATGTGTtcttattttttaggatggatctagggTGTAGCGGTACGAATGCTGGGAgggatggagtaggaccttctagtatgggatGTGTCGATACTGTTGTCATTTTGTGcaacgtcacccagcaggtgatggttgagatggctaggagctctagagagcatgGCTGTTCGATAGAgcagtttacgtggatgaagTCCCCAtattttgctggaggagatgagcCAATTGTAgttgaaaattgggtgcaggatAATGAAGAGACGTTGGCTGTGCTTCCTTGCATAGATGAACAGAAAGTGGTATTTGcggcatttaaactgacaggggaggcaaagtgTTGGTGGAGGTCAGTGCGACTGATTGAGGACCAGAGGCTGGTTCTAGTACCAGTGATATGGGACcaattcaaggagttgttcttcgagctATATTTTCCTTCTATCGTTCGGAGAGCAAAGGCAGTAAAGTCTATGCATctagtacaggggcagatgactgtatcgcAGTACGCAGCtcagtttattgagttgtcacattttgctccacatctggCACCTAATCAAGAGAAAAAggccaggaagtttgaagagggattgaggtAGAACTTAT
This Malania oleifera isolate guangnan ecotype guangnan chromosome 11, ASM2987363v1, whole genome shotgun sequence DNA region includes the following protein-coding sequences:
- the LOC131167589 gene encoding uncharacterized protein LOC131167589, with product MARSSREHGCSIEQFTWMKSPYFAGGDEPIVVENWVQDNEETLAVLPCIDEQKVVFAAFKLTGEAKCWWRSVRLIEDQRLVLVPVIWDQFKELFFELYFPSIVRRAKAVKSMHLVQGQMTVSQYAAQFIELSHFAPHLAPNQEKKARKAQTFTEVVNRATIIESGIRSGLVAQSQRKRPVPQGYQAGSSRGPWKGGRDRGD